Within Leptospira dzoumogneensis, the genomic segment TACTTAAAGAGATAGTTCCGCTTAAGGTTTGGTTGGGACGAACTATGATATTCTTTTTTTGGATCTCTATCAGGCCTTCTTTTTCGAAAAAGATCAAAACTTCTTCCGCAGAACGTTTTTGTTCTTGGGCTTCCCATTTTTCTCTCCTGAAACCTTTTTTCTGTCCCGCATGAGCGATAAACTTAGAATAAATCTCCTGCATAGAGAGAACCTTTCCGGCTTTAGATCGGAAAAATTTTAGAAGTTTTCTGCCAGGTTCATTCTCTCTTTCCCAATCATGACTTCCGAATTTTCTATCATAAAACTTGGGCTTTGATGCTGGAACATGAGATTCCGGTTTGGATTCTTTATTAAACTTAGGAGCCTTAAATTCTTTTTCTTTTTTAGGTGGAGAAGGGACCGGAGGCGGATCAAATTTCTGGATCTTTTGGTCTCGTGAAGTTTTTTTCTCCACAGGAAAAATTTCGAACTCGGAAGAACGAGAAGACTTATGATCTTTTTTCTTTTTGGAGACCTTCTCCTTTGCTTCTCTGATCTTTTTTCTTAGATCATTCTCTTCTGAGGTTTTTGAAACAGATCTTTTAGATCCTTTGATCTTTTCACTATTGTCTTTGGTTTTTGTTTTTTTCTTTGTTTGTATTTGTTTAACCATTTTCTTTTTTTGTGTCATGTATAATATACCTTAGGCTTATCATCAGCGTAAGTTCCTCTCAGATAATTCGGAACCAATTGTAAATACGAATGATCCTCCGGCTTAGATAACGCCTTTTTGATCTCGCTGGACTTCTCCAATATACTCGCTTCCGGCGAAGGAAGATTTTCTTTCATATTTGTTCCCGCAAAAAATTCGGGAGAGTCGCTGAACTTAATTCCGGTAAGATAAGAGCCTATCCTATCTTCCGGGATGGTTTCCGGAATCAGATCCGGAGCAATATCCAAGGTGCCCCAATAACCTCTGGAGTCCCTTAGACCGAAATAAACTTTTCCTTGTTTCGCTTCTATTCCTACACAAACGGGAGATTCTGATTCCGCATAATATTGGCAGGTGTACAATTCTAAACTATCAATTCCTAAAACCGGAATATTCCAGATCTGTGAAAAGTTCCGAGCGGTAGCCACTGAAATCCTAATCCCGGTAAAAGATCCGGGACCGGTCGCTGTTACTATTATATCAGGCTTTTCCCAATTAGAAACCTTCAAACAATTAGAAATTTCTTTAATAAGTAAGAGAGAAGATTCTCTATTATGCAATTCCCTGTACTCTGAAAGTTTTTCTAATTTGCCATCTTCCGTTTTAAGATAACATCCCACTAAGATCCAAGAGTTTGTAGCATCGAAGAATAATATTTTAGTCATATGATTTTCTCCGATTTTAGGAAGGACGTAATCTCTAGATCGGACCTTCTCCATTCTTCTCCCAAAAACTCGATCTGCAGATTTCTGGTGTCCTCGTCTGCTTCTTCCAAATCGATCTTGATACGGAATTTTCTGTCTTTAAATTCAAGCTCTGCTTTTTCCCACCATTCTATCAGAGAAATCCCTTTACCGTTCCAATATTCTTCAAATCCAAGATCAGGAATTTCCTCGGAAGAACCGATCCGATACAGATCAAAATGAAAGATCTCTAATGGATCTCCCAATTGGTTTTGGATCTCCGGAAATGGATACTCATTCATCAAAGTATAAGTAGGAGAATTTACAAATAGTTTGGATTTGTCCAATCCAGGCCTTAATTCATCCAATAGAGCTTTTACTAGTTTAGAAACGAATGTGGTTTTGCCGGAGCCCATTTTTCCGGAAAGAAGAACTAGGGGAAATTTTCCTTCTTTCCAGACAGATGCGAGAATTCCCGTAAGTTTTGAGACAGGGATTTCTATAGAATCTAAGGTAAGATTTTCAAACCGTCCTAACATTCTATTTCTTAAAATAACTCTAAGACCTCTGCTTTTGGAAATCTATAGATGGAATTACAGAATTCGCAGGTGACTTCGATCTGTCCTTGCTCTTCTGCGATATCCATTGCTTCTTCTTTTCCTAAATTTTGGATCAGTTCCTTGATCTTCTGTTCGGAACAATCACATCTGTATTCAGGTCTTCCTGTTGCCAAGATCTCGAATTTTGTATTCCAAGAAGATTGCAAAATTTCTAATGCTTGGGAAACGGTTCCTTCGTAAACTTTGGATTTTTCCTCTTCTAATTTTCCGGCTAATTCTCTGACTGCATCTATATGTTCCCGTCTTGCTTCCGGCAATGCTTGTAAGAATAGACCTTTGATCCTCCAATGCAAACCTTCTAATTTAATATAAGCTACTAAGAAGGAAGGAACCTGCTCCGAGTCTCTCAAATAGTTTTCGATATTTGCTTCGAAACTTTGGTTTCTGAAAGGAACGATGGATTGATAGATACATTCTCCGTCTTTCCAACGGAATACTTTTAAAATCCCTAAATTTTCCTCTGAGATCTGTCCGGATTCTATATCTTCTTCCGGGCGATGTCTTAGAGTTGCCTTTAACTTTCCGTCACGAGTGCTATAAGCTAAAACTGAATGTATTTCAGTATCATCATAAAAGCGGATTTGAACGCTTACCTTTGTATCTTCTTTCACTAGATCCGCTAAGAAGAATGCGGCAAGCATCGTCCTTGCCAAAAGTTCCGTACCTGCATCATCGAAACCGTGTAAGTTAGACGCTGCGGTTACTGCGTAAGAAATTTCGGCTGAGGAAAAACGAAAGTGAACGTCGGGAAGGATCCCATAATGGTATATATCGTGATTTTCCATGCAATGTTAGGATTCCCGACCTTGTAGGACGAGGTTCTAATCTATTCTCCCTGAATCGTATCGAAAAGACAGTATTTTTTCCGAATTTCGATGGGATTTAACGGTTTTCTTTCTGGAAAGATCTTCCCTCAACAGGATCATCGTCTCTACCTTTTTAACATGCGAGGACCGAATGATTTTCGGAGCTGATTATTATCCTGAACAATGGACTCCCAAAGATTGGGAAGAAGATATTCGGATCATGAAGGACATGGGACTAACCAGAGTCCGTCTCGCAGAGTTTTCTTGGGCATTAGTCGAACCTAAAGAAGGTAAATTCGATTTTTCTTTTTGGAAGAAGATGTTGGATCTATTTCATAAACATAAAATGGATGTGATCCTGGGAACTCCAACGGCCACATTCCCTCCTTGGCTTGCTAAAAAATATCCTGATGTTCTTCAAGTGAGA encodes:
- the tsaB gene encoding tRNA (adenosine(37)-N6)-threonylcarbamoyltransferase complex dimerization subunit type 1 TsaB translates to MTKILFFDATNSWILVGCYLKTEDGKLEKLSEYRELHNRESSLLLIKEISNCLKVSNWEKPDIIVTATGPGSFTGIRISVATARNFSQIWNIPVLGIDSLELYTCQYYAESESPVCVGIEAKQGKVYFGLRDSRGYWGTLDIAPDLIPETIPEDRIGSYLTGIKFSDSPEFFAGTNMKENLPSPEASILEKSSEIKKALSKPEDHSYLQLVPNYLRGTYADDKPKVYYT
- the tsaE gene encoding tRNA (adenosine(37)-N6)-threonylcarbamoyltransferase complex ATPase subunit type 1 TsaE — protein: MLGRFENLTLDSIEIPVSKLTGILASVWKEGKFPLVLLSGKMGSGKTTFVSKLVKALLDELRPGLDKSKLFVNSPTYTLMNEYPFPEIQNQLGDPLEIFHFDLYRIGSSEEIPDLGFEEYWNGKGISLIEWWEKAELEFKDRKFRIKIDLEEADEDTRNLQIEFLGEEWRRSDLEITSFLKSEKII
- a CDS encoding Hsp33 family molecular chaperone HslO; translated protein: MENHDIYHYGILPDVHFRFSSAEISYAVTAASNLHGFDDAGTELLARTMLAAFFLADLVKEDTKVSVQIRFYDDTEIHSVLAYSTRDGKLKATLRHRPEEDIESGQISEENLGILKVFRWKDGECIYQSIVPFRNQSFEANIENYLRDSEQVPSFLVAYIKLEGLHWRIKGLFLQALPEARREHIDAVRELAGKLEEEKSKVYEGTVSQALEILQSSWNTKFEILATGRPEYRCDCSEQKIKELIQNLGKEEAMDIAEEQGQIEVTCEFCNSIYRFPKAEVLELF